One Peromyscus leucopus breed LL Stock chromosome 2, UCI_PerLeu_2.1, whole genome shotgun sequence DNA window includes the following coding sequences:
- the Tgs1 gene encoding trimethylguanosine synthase isoform X1, which produces MCCEKWNHVAEMLLFIEDRDEEYKILCLCSRAFVEDRKLYNLGLKGYYVKSSGNNGGDQATEEEEDDGTAESHSKDASPDESELDSEAKLMRSMGLPIQFGRVSAHESFEVSMNTRNKAKVKQKRRKHQKKYLEEMVRESWRNDCEEDDVVVSDDPSVEHCENNGTCEFPSKTDTGTENLPVENPLSPKLEVTENWEKYWNEYGEGLLWQSWQEKHPDQTLSSEPWNLPDTKEEWEQHYSQLYWYYLEQFRYWEAQGWTFAASQNCDIDAYASQAEVDKKEESSMKVDLMSRSSSPNTVDDESSGSNDKDQNEILTGINNIILSSEEVEQSQLESSVHCDKQVRESGRGKECPASGGSDPGNGAPEESNLSGNRSTDPPAQELKESSVTNTSKDQAYPDRADGNESDDDPPEHKPSKVKRSHELDIDENPNSEVDDNGLLLGFKHGSGQKYGGILNFSHRQVRYLEKNVKYKSQYLDMRKRMTVKNKHILFTEESGKPLLKKSKVRSKVEKFLKWVNKPVDEETSQESVCHNKMQDTCTSSDSEDQDMPLEKAGDLMETRDPEPDTCQTISSASELEAEKKQGGSGTTAPEKQGCVTEEIANSPQAETGVELKKKKKKKNKNKKINGLPPEIASVPELAKYWAQRYRLFSRFDDGIKLDKEGWFSVTPEKIAEHIAGRVSQSFKCDIVVDAFCGVGGNTIQFALTGKRVIAIDIDPVKIDLARNNAEVYGVADKIEFICGDFLLLAPCVKADVVFLSPPWGGPDYATAETFDIRTMMFPDGFEIFRLSQKITNNIVYFLPRNADIDQVASLAGPGGQVEIEQNFLNNKLKTITAYFGDLIRRPASEAEV; this is translated from the exons GGATCGAAAATTGTACAACTTGGGATTAAAAGGCTACTATGTCAAAAGCAGTGGCAATAATGGAG GAGACCAAgctacagaagaggaggaagatgatggcACCGCAGAGTCACACAGCAAAGATGCGAGCCCAGATGAAAGTGAACTTGATTCTGAGGCCAAACTCATGAGAAGTATGGGATTGCCAATTCAGTTTGGAAGAGTGTCTGCACATGAGAGTTTTGAG GTGTCTATGAATACTAGAAATAAAGCTAAAGtaaagcaaaagagaagaaaacaccaaAAGAAGTACTTAGAGGAAATGGTACGAGAATCTTGGAGAAATGACTGTGAAGAAGATGATGTTGTAGTTTCAGATGATCCATCAGTTGAACACTGCGAAAATAATGGAACATGTGAATTTCCAAGCAAAACAGATACTGGAACAGAAAACCTTCCTGTTGAAAATCCACTATCACCAAAGCTAGAGGTCACAGAGAATTGGGAAAAGTATTGGAATGAATATGGAGAAGGGCTGCTGTGGCAAAGCTGGCAGGAAAAACATCCAGATCAGACACTGTCTTCTGAGCCTTGGAACCTTCCTGATACAAAGGAAGAATGGGAGCAACATTATAGTCAGCTTTATTGGTATTATCTGGAACAGTTTCGGTATTGGGAAGCTCAGGGTTGGACTTTTGCTGCCTCACAGAACTGTGATATAGATGCGTATGCATCTCAAGCAGAGGTTGACAAAAAGGAGGAGAGCAGCATGAAAGTTGACTTAATGTCTCGTTCGTCTTCACCTAACACAGTTGATGATGAAAGCTCTGGTTCAAATGATAAAGATCAGAATGAAATACTTACTGGAATTAATAACATAATTCTGAGTTCGGAGGAAGTAGAACAGAGCCAGTTAGAGTCCTCTGTACACTGTGACAAGCAGGTGAGGGAGAGTGGCCGTGGCAAAGAGTGTCCTGCCTCTGGAGGAAGTGACCCTGGTAATGGAGCACCCGAGGAAAGTAACCTATCTGGGAACAGAAGCACAGACCCGCCAGCTCAAG AGTTGAAGGAGTCTTCAGTAACAAATACAAGCAAAGATCAAGCATACCCTGACAGGGCTGATGGAAATGAGAGTGACGATGATCCACCTGAACACAAGCCCAGCAAAGTGAAGAGAAG ccaTGAATTGGACATCGATGAAAACCCAAATTCAGAAGTTGATGACAATGGTTTACTTCTAGGATTCAAGCATGGCTCAGGACAAAA GTATGGTGGAATTCTAAATTTCAGTCATCGACAGGTCAGGTATCTAGAGAAGAATGTGAAATACAAATCACAGTATCTGGATATGCGCAAGCGAATGACTGTAAAGAACAAGCACATCCTGTTCACCGAAGAGTCAGGAAAACCCCTCCTCAAGAAGAGTAAAGTACGGAGTAAG GTGGAAAAATTCCTAAAATGGGTTAATAAACCAGTAGATGAGGAGACATCACAGGAGTCAGTTTGTCACAACAAAATGCAAGACACTTGCACAAGCAGTGACTCTGAGGATCAAGACATGCCCTTGGAGAAAGCTGGTGACCTGATGGAGACCAGAGATCCAGAACCTGACACATGCCAGACCATCTCTTCAGCCAGtgaacttgaagcagaaaagaAGCAAGGAGGTTCCGGAACAACTGCTCCCGAGAAGCAGGGTTGTGTAACTGAAGAGATAGCTAACTCTCCCCAAGCAGAAACAGGAG TtgaattgaagaagaaaaagaagaaaaaaaacaagaacaaaaaaataaatggtttgcCACCTGAAATAGCCTCTGTCCCAGAGCTGGCAAAGTACTGGGCCCAGAGATACAGGCTCTTCTCTCGCTTTGATGATGGGATCAAGTTGGAcaaag AGGGCTGGTTTTCAGTTACTCCTGAGAAGATTGCTGAGCATATTGCTGGCCGTGTCAGTCAGTCCTTCAAATGTGACATTGTAGTAGATGCTTTCTGTGGAGTTGGAGGAAATACCATTCAGTTTGCCTTAACAGGGAAAAGAG tGATTGCCATTGATATTGACCCAGTTAAGATTGATCTTGCTCGTAATAATGCTGAAGTTTATGGGGTAGCAGATAAGATAGAGTTTATCTGTGGAGATTTCCTACTCTTGGCTCCCTGTGTGAAGGCTGATGTTGTATTCCTAAGCCCGCCTTGGGGGGGACCAGATTATGCTACTGCAGAGACCTTCGACATTAGGACAATGATGTTTCCTGATGG CTTTGAAATTTTCAGGCTTTCCCAGAAGATCACTAataatattgtttattttcttccaagAAATGCTGATATTGACCAG GTGGCGTCTTTGGCTGGGCCTGGAGGGCAAGTAGAAATAGAGCAGAACTTTCTTAACAACAAATTAAAGACAATCACTGCATATTTTGGTGACCTGATCAGAAGACCAGCCTCTGAAGCGGAAGTGTGA
- the Tgs1 gene encoding trimethylguanosine synthase isoform X3: protein MRSMGLPIQFGRVSAHESFEVSMNTRNKAKVKQKRRKHQKKYLEEMVRESWRNDCEEDDVVVSDDPSVEHCENNGTCEFPSKTDTGTENLPVENPLSPKLEVTENWEKYWNEYGEGLLWQSWQEKHPDQTLSSEPWNLPDTKEEWEQHYSQLYWYYLEQFRYWEAQGWTFAASQNCDIDAYASQAEVDKKEESSMKVDLMSRSSSPNTVDDESSGSNDKDQNEILTGINNIILSSEEVEQSQLESSVHCDKQVRESGRGKECPASGGSDPGNGAPEESNLSGNRSTDPPAQELKESSVTNTSKDQAYPDRADGNESDDDPPEHKPSKVKRSHELDIDENPNSEVDDNGLLLGFKHGSGQKYGGILNFSHRQVRYLEKNVKYKSQYLDMRKRMTVKNKHILFTEESGKPLLKKSKVRSKVEKFLKWVNKPVDEETSQESVCHNKMQDTCTSSDSEDQDMPLEKAGDLMETRDPEPDTCQTISSASELEAEKKQGGSGTTAPEKQGCVTEEIANSPQAETGVELKKKKKKKNKNKKINGLPPEIASVPELAKYWAQRYRLFSRFDDGIKLDKEGWFSVTPEKIAEHIAGRVSQSFKCDIVVDAFCGVGGNTIQFALTGKRVIAIDIDPVKIDLARNNAEVYGVADKIEFICGDFLLLAPCVKADVVFLSPPWGGPDYATAETFDIRTMMFPDGFEIFRLSQKITNNIVYFLPRNADIDQVASLAGPGGQVEIEQNFLNNKLKTITAYFGDLIRRPASEAEV, encoded by the exons ATGAGAAGTATGGGATTGCCAATTCAGTTTGGAAGAGTGTCTGCACATGAGAGTTTTGAG GTGTCTATGAATACTAGAAATAAAGCTAAAGtaaagcaaaagagaagaaaacaccaaAAGAAGTACTTAGAGGAAATGGTACGAGAATCTTGGAGAAATGACTGTGAAGAAGATGATGTTGTAGTTTCAGATGATCCATCAGTTGAACACTGCGAAAATAATGGAACATGTGAATTTCCAAGCAAAACAGATACTGGAACAGAAAACCTTCCTGTTGAAAATCCACTATCACCAAAGCTAGAGGTCACAGAGAATTGGGAAAAGTATTGGAATGAATATGGAGAAGGGCTGCTGTGGCAAAGCTGGCAGGAAAAACATCCAGATCAGACACTGTCTTCTGAGCCTTGGAACCTTCCTGATACAAAGGAAGAATGGGAGCAACATTATAGTCAGCTTTATTGGTATTATCTGGAACAGTTTCGGTATTGGGAAGCTCAGGGTTGGACTTTTGCTGCCTCACAGAACTGTGATATAGATGCGTATGCATCTCAAGCAGAGGTTGACAAAAAGGAGGAGAGCAGCATGAAAGTTGACTTAATGTCTCGTTCGTCTTCACCTAACACAGTTGATGATGAAAGCTCTGGTTCAAATGATAAAGATCAGAATGAAATACTTACTGGAATTAATAACATAATTCTGAGTTCGGAGGAAGTAGAACAGAGCCAGTTAGAGTCCTCTGTACACTGTGACAAGCAGGTGAGGGAGAGTGGCCGTGGCAAAGAGTGTCCTGCCTCTGGAGGAAGTGACCCTGGTAATGGAGCACCCGAGGAAAGTAACCTATCTGGGAACAGAAGCACAGACCCGCCAGCTCAAG AGTTGAAGGAGTCTTCAGTAACAAATACAAGCAAAGATCAAGCATACCCTGACAGGGCTGATGGAAATGAGAGTGACGATGATCCACCTGAACACAAGCCCAGCAAAGTGAAGAGAAG ccaTGAATTGGACATCGATGAAAACCCAAATTCAGAAGTTGATGACAATGGTTTACTTCTAGGATTCAAGCATGGCTCAGGACAAAA GTATGGTGGAATTCTAAATTTCAGTCATCGACAGGTCAGGTATCTAGAGAAGAATGTGAAATACAAATCACAGTATCTGGATATGCGCAAGCGAATGACTGTAAAGAACAAGCACATCCTGTTCACCGAAGAGTCAGGAAAACCCCTCCTCAAGAAGAGTAAAGTACGGAGTAAG GTGGAAAAATTCCTAAAATGGGTTAATAAACCAGTAGATGAGGAGACATCACAGGAGTCAGTTTGTCACAACAAAATGCAAGACACTTGCACAAGCAGTGACTCTGAGGATCAAGACATGCCCTTGGAGAAAGCTGGTGACCTGATGGAGACCAGAGATCCAGAACCTGACACATGCCAGACCATCTCTTCAGCCAGtgaacttgaagcagaaaagaAGCAAGGAGGTTCCGGAACAACTGCTCCCGAGAAGCAGGGTTGTGTAACTGAAGAGATAGCTAACTCTCCCCAAGCAGAAACAGGAG TtgaattgaagaagaaaaagaagaaaaaaaacaagaacaaaaaaataaatggtttgcCACCTGAAATAGCCTCTGTCCCAGAGCTGGCAAAGTACTGGGCCCAGAGATACAGGCTCTTCTCTCGCTTTGATGATGGGATCAAGTTGGAcaaag AGGGCTGGTTTTCAGTTACTCCTGAGAAGATTGCTGAGCATATTGCTGGCCGTGTCAGTCAGTCCTTCAAATGTGACATTGTAGTAGATGCTTTCTGTGGAGTTGGAGGAAATACCATTCAGTTTGCCTTAACAGGGAAAAGAG tGATTGCCATTGATATTGACCCAGTTAAGATTGATCTTGCTCGTAATAATGCTGAAGTTTATGGGGTAGCAGATAAGATAGAGTTTATCTGTGGAGATTTCCTACTCTTGGCTCCCTGTGTGAAGGCTGATGTTGTATTCCTAAGCCCGCCTTGGGGGGGACCAGATTATGCTACTGCAGAGACCTTCGACATTAGGACAATGATGTTTCCTGATGG CTTTGAAATTTTCAGGCTTTCCCAGAAGATCACTAataatattgtttattttcttccaagAAATGCTGATATTGACCAG GTGGCGTCTTTGGCTGGGCCTGGAGGGCAAGTAGAAATAGAGCAGAACTTTCTTAACAACAAATTAAAGACAATCACTGCATATTTTGGTGACCTGATCAGAAGACCAGCCTCTGAAGCGGAAGTGTGA
- the Tgs1 gene encoding trimethylguanosine synthase isoform X2: MCCEKWNHVAEMLLFIEDRDEEYKILCLCSRAFVEDRKLYNLGLKGYYVKSSGNNGGDQATEEEEDDGTAESHSKDASPDESELDSEAKLMRSMGLPIQFGRVSAHESFEVSMNTRNKAKVKQKRRKHQKKYLEEMVRESWRNDCEEDDVVVSDDPSVEHCENNGTCEFPSKTDTGTENLPVENPLSPKLEVTENWEKYWNEYGEGLLWQSWQEKHPDQTLSSEPWNLPDTKEEWEQHYSQLYWYYLEQFRYWEAQGWTFAASQNCDIDAYASQAEVDKKEESSMKVDLMSRSSSPNTVDDESSGSNDKDQNEILTGINNIILSSEEVEQSQLESSVHCDKQVRESGRGKECPASGGSDPGNGAPEESNLSGNRSTDPPAQELKESSVTNTSKDQAYPDRADGNESDDDPPEHKPSKVKRSHELDIDENPNSEVDDNGLLLGFKHGSGQKYGGILNFSHRQVRYLEKNVKYKSQYLDMRKRMTVKNKHILFTEESGKPLLKKSKVRSKVEKFLKWVNKPVDEETSQESVCHNKMQDTCTSSDSEDQDMPLEKAGDLMETRDPEPDTCQTISSASELEAEKKQGGSGTTAPEKQGCVTEEIANSPQAETGVELKKKKKKKNKNKKINGLPPEIASVPELAKYWAQRYRLFSRFDDGIKLDKEGWFSVTPEKIAEHIAGRVSQSFKCDIVVDAFCGVGGNTIQFALTGKRGFPRRSLIILFIFFQEMLILTRWRLWLGLEGK, translated from the exons GGATCGAAAATTGTACAACTTGGGATTAAAAGGCTACTATGTCAAAAGCAGTGGCAATAATGGAG GAGACCAAgctacagaagaggaggaagatgatggcACCGCAGAGTCACACAGCAAAGATGCGAGCCCAGATGAAAGTGAACTTGATTCTGAGGCCAAACTCATGAGAAGTATGGGATTGCCAATTCAGTTTGGAAGAGTGTCTGCACATGAGAGTTTTGAG GTGTCTATGAATACTAGAAATAAAGCTAAAGtaaagcaaaagagaagaaaacaccaaAAGAAGTACTTAGAGGAAATGGTACGAGAATCTTGGAGAAATGACTGTGAAGAAGATGATGTTGTAGTTTCAGATGATCCATCAGTTGAACACTGCGAAAATAATGGAACATGTGAATTTCCAAGCAAAACAGATACTGGAACAGAAAACCTTCCTGTTGAAAATCCACTATCACCAAAGCTAGAGGTCACAGAGAATTGGGAAAAGTATTGGAATGAATATGGAGAAGGGCTGCTGTGGCAAAGCTGGCAGGAAAAACATCCAGATCAGACACTGTCTTCTGAGCCTTGGAACCTTCCTGATACAAAGGAAGAATGGGAGCAACATTATAGTCAGCTTTATTGGTATTATCTGGAACAGTTTCGGTATTGGGAAGCTCAGGGTTGGACTTTTGCTGCCTCACAGAACTGTGATATAGATGCGTATGCATCTCAAGCAGAGGTTGACAAAAAGGAGGAGAGCAGCATGAAAGTTGACTTAATGTCTCGTTCGTCTTCACCTAACACAGTTGATGATGAAAGCTCTGGTTCAAATGATAAAGATCAGAATGAAATACTTACTGGAATTAATAACATAATTCTGAGTTCGGAGGAAGTAGAACAGAGCCAGTTAGAGTCCTCTGTACACTGTGACAAGCAGGTGAGGGAGAGTGGCCGTGGCAAAGAGTGTCCTGCCTCTGGAGGAAGTGACCCTGGTAATGGAGCACCCGAGGAAAGTAACCTATCTGGGAACAGAAGCACAGACCCGCCAGCTCAAG AGTTGAAGGAGTCTTCAGTAACAAATACAAGCAAAGATCAAGCATACCCTGACAGGGCTGATGGAAATGAGAGTGACGATGATCCACCTGAACACAAGCCCAGCAAAGTGAAGAGAAG ccaTGAATTGGACATCGATGAAAACCCAAATTCAGAAGTTGATGACAATGGTTTACTTCTAGGATTCAAGCATGGCTCAGGACAAAA GTATGGTGGAATTCTAAATTTCAGTCATCGACAGGTCAGGTATCTAGAGAAGAATGTGAAATACAAATCACAGTATCTGGATATGCGCAAGCGAATGACTGTAAAGAACAAGCACATCCTGTTCACCGAAGAGTCAGGAAAACCCCTCCTCAAGAAGAGTAAAGTACGGAGTAAG GTGGAAAAATTCCTAAAATGGGTTAATAAACCAGTAGATGAGGAGACATCACAGGAGTCAGTTTGTCACAACAAAATGCAAGACACTTGCACAAGCAGTGACTCTGAGGATCAAGACATGCCCTTGGAGAAAGCTGGTGACCTGATGGAGACCAGAGATCCAGAACCTGACACATGCCAGACCATCTCTTCAGCCAGtgaacttgaagcagaaaagaAGCAAGGAGGTTCCGGAACAACTGCTCCCGAGAAGCAGGGTTGTGTAACTGAAGAGATAGCTAACTCTCCCCAAGCAGAAACAGGAG TtgaattgaagaagaaaaagaagaaaaaaaacaagaacaaaaaaataaatggtttgcCACCTGAAATAGCCTCTGTCCCAGAGCTGGCAAAGTACTGGGCCCAGAGATACAGGCTCTTCTCTCGCTTTGATGATGGGATCAAGTTGGAcaaag AGGGCTGGTTTTCAGTTACTCCTGAGAAGATTGCTGAGCATATTGCTGGCCGTGTCAGTCAGTCCTTCAAATGTGACATTGTAGTAGATGCTTTCTGTGGAGTTGGAGGAAATACCATTCAGTTTGCCTTAACAGGGAAAAGAG GCTTTCCCAGAAGATCACTAataatattgtttattttcttccaagAAATGCTGATATTGACCAG GTGGCGTCTTTGGCTGGGCCTGGAGGGCAAGTAG